The Pyxidicoccus sp. MSG2 DNA segment TTCCACGCTGGGCTGTGGCGCGCCCGCCCCCACCGAGGAAACTCCCACCTCGGGCTCCGTCCAGTTCGCGGGCTCCATTCCCCAGGCGCTCGCGGGGGATGACGTCACCCGGGTCACCGTCACCCTCACGGCCTCGGGCGTCCCCACCACCACGACCACGCTGACCCTGGCGAACGGCTCCTGGGGCGGAACGCTCTACCAGGTGCCCACGGGCACCAACCGCACCTTCACCGCGGAGGCCTTCAACGCCGCGGGCGTCCTGCGCTACCGGGGGCAGGCCACGGGCGTCACCATCACCGCGGGCGAGACGGCGGTGGTCGCCATCACCCTCCAGTCCATCGACACGACGCCCGCCTTCGACAACACCGTCCCCTGCATCGACTCGCTCGTGGCGTCGTCCAGCACGGTGCTCCCGGGCGGGAGCATCACCCTGAAGGCCACGGCGCATGACCCGGACGTGAATGACACGCTCACCTACGCCTGGACGGCCACGGGCGGCGGCTTTGGCTCCACCGGCACGACGACGACGACGTGGACGGCGCCGCAGACCTCCGGGGCCTTCATCCTCACGCTGACCGTGACGGACTCGCGCGGCGCGTCGGCCAGCATCAACGTCTCCGTCAACGTCATCTCCACCGACGGCGGGACGGCGGGCAACGCCAGCGTCGGCGTGTCCTTCAACACGTCGCCCACCGTGCGCGGCATCACCGTCTCCCGCTCGCCGGTACCGGTGGGTCAGAGCACCACCGTCACGGTGGACGCCGTCGACGGTGACGGCGACACGCTGTCCTACCAGTGGACCGCGGCCTGCACGGGAACCTTCACCGGGGCGAACACGTCCAGCGCGTCCTTCACCCCCACCGCGCTGCCCACCGGGGACCCGTGTGGCAACTGCCCGCTCACCGTCGCCGTGACGGACCCGAAGGGCGGCCGAAGCCAGGGCACGCTGCGCATCTGCGTGGGCCCGGGCACGGGCGCGAGCATCCCGCCCCGCATCATCCTGACGAACCAGTCCGCGACGTCGGTGGCCGGCGGCGGCAACGCCACCCTGCGAATCATCGCCGAGGACGGCGACGGCAGCGCGCTCACCTTCGGCTGGACGGCGAGCACGGGCACCGTGGGGACCCCCACCAACAGCTTCACCTCCAGCGAGGTCCGCTGGACGGCCCCGGTCTGCGTGTCCTCGGGTGCCTCGCCGACCATCACCGCCACCGTCACCAACGCTCGGGGCTTCTCCGCCTCGCACACCTTCAGCGTCGGAGTCCTCAATGGCCCGGACTGCGGCAGCGGCGGCGCGGCGAAGTGGGAGAACACCGGCAGCATGCTCACGCTCCGCTTGGCGGGCACCCCGGTCCTGCTCTCCTCGGGCAAGGTGCTGGTATCGGGAGGCTACAACCCGACCATCCTGGCCTCGGCCGAGCTCTATGACCCGGCCACGGGCAGTTGGAGTGCCGCGGGCAGCATGGCCCGCGCGCGCTGGGGCCATACGCTGACGCTCCTGCCGTCCGGCAAGGTCCTGGCCGTGGGAGGTGTCTCCAACACGCAGGGCACCGGCGAGACCAAGAACGTCGACATCTACGACCCCACGACCAACACCTGGACGGAGGCCGCGCCCCTGACCTTCTCGCGCGGGAACCACACGGCCACCCTGATGCCCTCGGGAAAGGTGCTGGTCATCGGAGGGACCTCCGCCGAGACAGGCGGCAGCCGCATCCCCGAGCTGTATGACCCCGCGACCAATGCCTGGGTCCCCGTGACGAGTCCTACGGCCACGTCGCGCTCCGGCCACGTGACGGTGCCCCTGCCCTCCGGGAAGCTCCTGGTCGCCGGCGGTGGCGCCGCCGCCGAGCTCTATGACCCGGCCACGGACACCTGGGCACCCGCCACCGGCCTGACCGGCACGGGCTGGAACCGGGCCTACCTGCAGCCCTCCGGCAAGGTCCTGCTGAACCTCGGGGTCAACTTCGCGCTGTATGACCCGCTGCTCAACACCCAGACGAACGTGGGCGCGCTGGTCCACAGCCGCACGGCCCCCTCCCAGATGATGTTGCCGTCGGGCAAGGTGTTCGTCACCGGTGGCAGCCAGGACATCGGCTCCATCACGGAGCTCTTCGACCCGGCCACGGGAACCACGTCCTTCTCCGTGAGCATGCCGGCGCCCCGCTACGGCTTCGCCTTCATCCTGCTGCCGTCGGGCAAGGTGCTCGTCGCCGGAGGTTACTTCACGGGCACCTACTTCAACACGGCCCTGCTCTACACGCCCTGAGGACCCACGCACCCCACCCACGCGCCCGTGAGCGGCGTGGGTGACAACGCAGGAGGCCCCGCGCGCGCAGAGGGCGCGGGGCCTCACACACGACAGACGCGGGGCTCAGGCCGCCAGCGCGTCGCGGCACTTGAGGCACACGTCACCGCCGTGCCCCACGGCCTCCGAGTACGTCCAGCAGCGCGGGCACTTCTCGCCCTTCGCCGGCAGCACCTCGGCCATGACCCGCAGGCCCTCGCCGAACGCCTGCGCCACGTCCAGAATCTGCGCCTTCTCACCCGCCGAGTCCGACAGCTCCACCTGGCTGGTGATGAACAGGCCCGGCAATTCGTCCAGGTGCGCCTTCAGGAAGTCGCGCGCCTTCGCATCCGCCGTCAGCACCACCCGCGCCTCCAGCGACGCGCCGATGAGCTTGTCCCGCCGCGCCGCCTCCAGCACGCCCTGCACGGCGCTGCGCACCGCGAAGAGCTTGCCGTACCGCTCCGCCAGCGCCGGGTCCATCTTCGCCGCCGGCTCCGGGAAGCCCGCCAGGAACACGCTCTCCGCCGAGTTGCCCGGCAGGTACTGCCACGCCTCCTCCGCCGTGAAGCTCATCACCGGCGCCAGCAGCCGCAGCAGCACCGACGCCACCTCGTGCAGCACCGTCTGCGCGCTGCGCCGCGCCTGGCCGTCCGTGCGCGACGTGTAGAGCCGGTCCTTCAGGATGTCGAAGTACACCGCGGACAAATCACCCGCGACGAAGTCCAGCACCGTCGCGTAGACGAGGTGGAACTCGTAGTCCTCGTACGCCTTGCGCACCCGCTCCACCACCTGCGCCAGCCGGCCTCGCGCCCACTGGTCCAGCGGCAGCAACTCCTCCGCCGGCACCGTGTGCTTCGCCGGGTCGAAGTCATACAGGTTGCTCAGCGCGTAGCGCACGGTGTTGCGGACCTTCCGGTAGCTCTCCGACAGGCCCTTGAGAATCTGGTCCGACAGGCGCACGTCGTTGCGGTAGTCGCTCGCCGCCACCCACAGGCGCAGCACCTCGGCGCCATACTGGGTGATGATCTTCTCCGGCGCGACGACGTTGCCCACGCTCTTCGACATCTTCTCGCCCTTGCCGTCCACCACGAAGCCGTGGGTGAGGCAGGCCTTGTACGGAGACATGTCGCGCGTGCCCACCGCCACCAGCATGGACGAGTGGAACCAGCCGCGGTGCTGGTCGCTGCCCTCCAGGAAGAGGTCCGCCGGAATCCGCTGCCGCTTCTCCAGCACCGCGGAGAACATGCACGCCGAGTCGAACCACACGTCGAGGATGTCCGTCTCGCGGCGGAACTCCGTCTTGCCGCAGCGCGGGCACTTGAAGTCCGCGGGCAAAAACTCCTTCACCGGCGTGCGGTACCAGACGCCCACGCCCTCGGTCTCCACCCGGTCCGCCACCTTGTCCATCAGCTCGGGAGACACCACCGCCTCCTCGCAGCCCTCGCAGTAGGCGATGCAGATGGGCACGCCCCACGTGCGCTGGCGGCTGATGGTCCAGTCCGGCCGCGTCTCCAACATGCCCCGGATGCGGCTGTGCCCCCACGAGGGCACCCACTGCACCTTGTCCACCTCGTCCAGCACCGCCTGGCGGAACGTCTTCTCGCCCCGGAACGGCTTGTCCAGCGGGATGAACCACTGGTACGTCGCGCTCAGGATGATGGGGTTGTGGCAGCGCCAGCAGTGCGGGTAGCTGTGCGCCACCGTGTCCTTGGCGTCGTTCAGCAGCGCGCCCTTCTCCACCAGCGTCGCGATGACGAGCGGGTTCGCCTCGAACACCTTCTTGCCCGTGAGCGCCTCGCCCACCGTGTCGTCGTAGCGGCCGTCCGGGCGCACCGGGTTGTAGATGTCCAGCCCGTACTTCAGGCCGACCTCGTAGTCCTCCTGGCCGTGCCCCGGCGCCGTGTGCACCAGGCCCGTACCGGCCTCCAGCGTCACGTGCTCCCCGAGCAGGACGCGCCCGCGCCGCTCGTAGAACGGGTGCTGGTACGTCAGGTGCTCCAGCTCCTCGCCGCGCACGTAGCCGAGGATGCGGGACGGGTCCACCAGCGCCGCCGCGGAGACCTCACCGCCGGGCAACTCCACGTGCTTCACCGCCAGCTCGTCCGACTTCACCTCCGCCAGCACCTTGGGCAGCAGGTCCTTGGCCACGCAGATGACGCGCGCGCCGAGCTGGTAGAAGACGTACTCGAACTCCGGATGGACGGCGATGGCCAGGTTGGCCGGCAGCGTCCACGGCGTGGTGGTCCAGATGACGAACGCGACGTCCCTGCCCTTCAGCACGGGCAGCTTGTCGGCGACCTCCGGGCCGGCCTTGAAGGCCACGTACACGGACGGGGACTCGTGGTCCTCGTACTCCACTTCCGCCTCGGCCAGCGCCGTCTGGTCGGTGAGGCACCAGTACACCGGCTTCTTGCGGCGGTAGAGCATGTCCCGGCGCGCGAAGTTGGCGAGCTCGCGGATTTCCTGCGCCTCGTAGGGGAAGTCGAGCGTCTTGTACGGCGTGTCCCACGACGCGAAGGTGCCCATGCGCTGGGCCTCGCCCTTCTGGATT contains these protein-coding regions:
- a CDS encoding Kelch repeat-containing protein produces the protein MHKRSKAQWSLLCLMALVVSSTLGCGAPAPTEETPTSGSVQFAGSIPQALAGDDVTRVTVTLTASGVPTTTTTLTLANGSWGGTLYQVPTGTNRTFTAEAFNAAGVLRYRGQATGVTITAGETAVVAITLQSIDTTPAFDNTVPCIDSLVASSSTVLPGGSITLKATAHDPDVNDTLTYAWTATGGGFGSTGTTTTTWTAPQTSGAFILTLTVTDSRGASASINVSVNVISTDGGTAGNASVGVSFNTSPTVRGITVSRSPVPVGQSTTVTVDAVDGDGDTLSYQWTAACTGTFTGANTSSASFTPTALPTGDPCGNCPLTVAVTDPKGGRSQGTLRICVGPGTGASIPPRIILTNQSATSVAGGGNATLRIIAEDGDGSALTFGWTASTGTVGTPTNSFTSSEVRWTAPVCVSSGASPTITATVTNARGFSASHTFSVGVLNGPDCGSGGAAKWENTGSMLTLRLAGTPVLLSSGKVLVSGGYNPTILASAELYDPATGSWSAAGSMARARWGHTLTLLPSGKVLAVGGVSNTQGTGETKNVDIYDPTTNTWTEAAPLTFSRGNHTATLMPSGKVLVIGGTSAETGGSRIPELYDPATNAWVPVTSPTATSRSGHVTVPLPSGKLLVAGGGAAAELYDPATDTWAPATGLTGTGWNRAYLQPSGKVLLNLGVNFALYDPLLNTQTNVGALVHSRTAPSQMMLPSGKVFVTGGSQDIGSITELFDPATGTTSFSVSMPAPRYGFAFILLPSGKVLVAGGYFTGTYFNTALLYTP
- the ileS gene encoding isoleucine--tRNA ligase; amino-acid sequence: MSDTPPKEKDYKDSVNLPRTEFPMKGNLAQLEPRMLGWWGERGIWGKILERNAKAERFVLPDGPPYANGHLHAGHALNRVLKDIVVKYRNMAGRLCDFIPGWDTHGLPIEQAVEKRLKDKKVDKRTLSRDAFLEACRAYALEFIEIQKGEAQRMGTFASWDTPYKTLDFPYEAQEIRELANFARRDMLYRRKKPVYWCLTDQTALAEAEVEYEDHESPSVYVAFKAGPEVADKLPVLKGRDVAFVIWTTTPWTLPANLAIAVHPEFEYVFYQLGARVICVAKDLLPKVLAEVKSDELAVKHVELPGGEVSAAALVDPSRILGYVRGEELEHLTYQHPFYERRGRVLLGEHVTLEAGTGLVHTAPGHGQEDYEVGLKYGLDIYNPVRPDGRYDDTVGEALTGKKVFEANPLVIATLVEKGALLNDAKDTVAHSYPHCWRCHNPIILSATYQWFIPLDKPFRGEKTFRQAVLDEVDKVQWVPSWGHSRIRGMLETRPDWTISRQRTWGVPICIAYCEGCEEAVVSPELMDKVADRVETEGVGVWYRTPVKEFLPADFKCPRCGKTEFRRETDILDVWFDSACMFSAVLEKRQRIPADLFLEGSDQHRGWFHSSMLVAVGTRDMSPYKACLTHGFVVDGKGEKMSKSVGNVVAPEKIITQYGAEVLRLWVAASDYRNDVRLSDQILKGLSESYRKVRNTVRYALSNLYDFDPAKHTVPAEELLPLDQWARGRLAQVVERVRKAYEDYEFHLVYATVLDFVAGDLSAVYFDILKDRLYTSRTDGQARRSAQTVLHEVASVLLRLLAPVMSFTAEEAWQYLPGNSAESVFLAGFPEPAAKMDPALAERYGKLFAVRSAVQGVLEAARRDKLIGASLEARVVLTADAKARDFLKAHLDELPGLFITSQVELSDSAGEKAQILDVAQAFGEGLRVMAEVLPAKGEKCPRCWTYSEAVGHGGDVCLKCRDALAA